In Sphingobacteriaceae bacterium, the following proteins share a genomic window:
- a CDS encoding CcoQ/FixQ family Cbb3-type cytochrome c oxidase assembly chaperone, translating into MKFINYLESITGIGFYPLASFLIFFLFFLAVTIYVIRTGKTYFDVVAAIPLDTKTTDSDYENN; encoded by the coding sequence ATGAAATTCATAAATTATTTAGAAAGCATCACGGGCATTGGGTTTTATCCGCTGGCATCATTCCTTATATTCTTCCTGTTTTTTTTGGCAGTCACCATTTATGTTATTAGAACCGGGAAAACCTATTTCGATGTTGTGGCCGCAATTCCACTAGATACAAAAACAACAGATTCTGATTATGAAAACAACTAG
- a CDS encoding cytochrome C oxidase subunit III, with amino-acid sequence MKTTSLNSMKKNYFLMGICLLPIVSLAQEQEVQNTTTYFSNALFNTLLVVIIILAIMVMALSSALKNIIGSDMFLEKIKRDKEQKNNGSLKIMGWLFFFLSLNFAAFSQSKAAQVIDDRIGGLDQFTFYTMVIVIALELVVLAVMFNTFRSILGAKKPKLVNAAEAKPKTKTLLDKINDTVDIEEEQSIMLDHDYDGIKELDNNLPPWWKYGFYLTILIAVIYLINFHVIKTSPLQADEYKNSIKKAEAEIAEYMKNSANNVDESTVKTLTDLSDLTAGKDIFISTCSACHGKLGEGTVGPNLTDEYWIHGGSLKDIFKTIKYGWPDKGMKSWKEDFSPIQIAQLTSYIRTLKGTNPAKPKDKQGELYIEKSMPSDSSSVMADSTKTIASELKN; translated from the coding sequence ATGAAAACAACTAGCTTAAACAGTATGAAAAAAAACTATTTTTTAATGGGGATTTGTTTACTTCCAATAGTGTCACTGGCACAAGAACAGGAAGTTCAAAATACGACGACCTATTTTTCCAACGCTTTGTTTAATACCCTTTTGGTGGTGATCATTATACTGGCCATAATGGTAATGGCTTTAAGCAGTGCCTTAAAGAACATTATTGGTTCAGACATGTTCCTGGAAAAAATTAAAAGGGATAAAGAACAAAAAAACAATGGCAGTCTAAAAATAATGGGATGGCTGTTCTTCTTTTTGTCTCTGAATTTTGCTGCGTTTTCGCAGAGTAAAGCGGCGCAGGTGATCGACGATCGCATTGGAGGACTAGACCAGTTTACCTTTTACACTATGGTAATTGTGATAGCACTTGAACTGGTTGTACTGGCTGTTATGTTTAACACTTTTAGAAGCATACTCGGCGCTAAAAAACCTAAGCTTGTTAATGCCGCAGAAGCAAAACCAAAAACTAAAACCTTGCTCGACAAAATTAATGATACCGTTGATATTGAAGAAGAACAAAGCATCATGCTCGATCACGATTACGATGGTATTAAAGAGCTCGACAATAATTTACCACCCTGGTGGAAATACGGTTTTTATCTCACCATACTGATTGCAGTAATTTACCTTATCAATTTTCACGTCATAAAAACCTCACCGCTTCAAGCTGATGAATATAAAAACAGTATTAAAAAAGCAGAGGCTGAAATTGCGGAGTACATGAAAAACTCTGCCAATAATGTGGATGAAAGTACTGTGAAAACACTAACCGATCTTTCTGATTTAACCGCCGGGAAAGATATTTTCATCTCAACCTGCTCGGCATGTCATGGAAAGTTAGGCGAAGGCACAGTAGGCCCCAATTTAACCGATGAGTACTGGATTCACGGTGGCAGCTTAAAAGATATTTTTAAAACCATCAAATATGGCTGGCCCGACAAAGGGATGAAATCGTGGAAAGAAGATTTCTCACCCATACAAATTGCTCAGTTAACAAGCTATATCAGAACGCTTAAAGGAACGAATCCTGCTAAACCAAAAGACAAACAAGGCGAACTCTATATAGAAAAAAGTATGCCGTCTGATTCTTCATCTGTAATGGCCGATAGTACAAAAACAATTGCCTCTGAACTTAAAAACTAA